From the genome of Lotus japonicus ecotype B-129 chromosome 6, LjGifu_v1.2, one region includes:
- the LOC130724804 gene encoding pentatricopeptide repeat-containing protein At5g39980, chloroplastic-like codes for MQNNGIQPNAITYSTIVSIWEKAGKLDRAAMLFQKLRSLGVQIDQVLYQTMIVAYERAGLVAHAKRLLHELKRPDNIPRETAIMVLARARRVEEATWVFRQAFAAGEVKDISVFGCMINLYSRNKKYTNVVEVFEKMREVGYFPDSNVIALVLNAFGKLREFEKADALYSQIHDEGCVFPDEVHFQMLSLYGARKDFTMVESLFEKLDSNPNINKKELHLVVSGIYERADRLNDASRIMNRMNHKAIGNHDHA; via the coding sequence ATGCAGAATAATGGTATTCAACCAAATGCTATCACCTATTCAACTATAGTATCTATATGGGAGAAGGCAGGGAAACTGGACAGGGCAGCCATGTTGTTTCAGAAATTGAGGAGTTTAGGTGTTCAAATTGATCAGGTTCTGTACCAGACAATGATTGTAGCCTATGAGAGGGCCGGTTTGGTTGCTCATGCTAAGCGCCTTCTTCATGAGCTCAAGCGACCTGACAACATTCCCAGGGAAACTGCAATCATGGTGCTTGCTCGAGCCAGGAGAGTTGAAGAGGCTACATGGGTTTTTCGGCAGGCTTTTGCTGCTGGAGAGGTAAAAGATATATCTGTGTTTGGGTGCATGATTAATCTTTACTCGAGGAACAAAAAGTACACAAATGTAGTTGAGGTGTTTGAGAAGATGAGAGAAGTTGGATACTTTCCTGATTCCAATGTTATTGCCCTCGTGCTGAATGCTTTTGGGAAGCTACGTGAGTTTGAGAAAGCAGATGCTTTATATAGTCAGATACATGACGAAGGATGTGTTTTTCCAGATGAGGTTCATTTCCAGATGCTTAGTCTATATGGTGCAAGAAAGGATTTCACAATGGTGGAGTCATTGTTTGAGAAGCTGGATTCCAATCCCAATATCAACAAGAAGGAGTTGCATCTTGTTGTTTCCGGCATTTATGAAAGAGCAGATAGACTTAATGATGCTTCTCGAATCATGAACAGGATGAATCACAAAGCAATCGGAAATCATGATCATGCTTAG
- the LOC130723124 gene encoding pentatricopeptide repeat-containing protein At5g39980, chloroplastic, producing MCAVTCSILASWPSFSSSSFPSSSSSSSSSSKTTFTITTNPSSIASTTVAATVKDVWTRTTPSPYHRRTRTQQQMFLDHSIDMDELLASISSTQNEQELHAVMSLYNQRQLSIRFMVSLLSRETDWQRALALLDWINEKALYSPSVFAYNVVLRNVLRAKQWHLAHGLFDEMRQRGLAPDRYTYSTLITHFGKHGLLDSSLFWLQQMEQDNVSGDLVLYSNLIELSRKLGDYSKAISIFARLKASSIAPDLIAYNSMINVFGKAKLFREARLLLQEMRDNGVCPDTVSYSTLLAIYVDNERFVEALSVFSEMNDAKCPLDLTTCNIMIDVYGQLHMVEEGDRLFWSMRKMGIEPNVVSYNTLLRVYGESELFGEAIHLFRLMQKKGVQQNVVTYNTMINIYGKSLEHEKATNLIQEMQNNGIQPNAITYSTIISIWEKAGKLDRAAMLFQKLRSSGVQIDQVLYQTMIVAYERAGLVAHAKRLLHELKRPDNIPRETAIMVLARARRVVEATWVFRQAFAAGEVNDISVFGCMINLYSRNKKYTNVVEVFEKMREVGYFPDSNVIALVLNAFGKLREFEKADALYSQMHDEGCVFPDEVHFQMLSLYGARKDFTMVESLFEKLDSNPNINKKELHLVVSGIYERADRLNDASRIMNRMNHKAIGNHDHA from the coding sequence ATGTGCGCAGTTacttgttcaatccttgcttcctggccttctttttcttcctcttcattcccatcttcttcttcttcttcttcttcttcttccaaaacCACCTTCACCATAACCACAAACCCGAGCTCTATTGCCTCAACAACCGTAGCAGCTACAGTCAAAGATGTCTGGACCCGAACAACACCATCGCCATATCACCGCCGTACCAGAACCCAACAGCAAATGTTCCTAGACCACAGCATCGACATGGATGAACTACTAGCCTCAATCAGCTCCACCCAGAACGAGCAAGAGCTTCACGCTGTGATGTCGCTCTACAACCAGAGACAGCTTTCCATTCGCTTCATGGTTTCCCTCCTCTCCCGCGAAACCGATTGGCAGCGCGCATTGGCTTTGCTCGATTGGATCAATGAAAAGGCTCTTTACTCGCCCTCGGTGTTCGCCTACAATGTTGTTCTTCGCAATGTGCTGCGAGCGAAGCAGTGGCACCTTGCACACGGACTGTTTGATGAAATGCGCCAGAGAGGACTTGCCCCTGATAGGTACACTTACTCCACGCTCATTACCCATTTTGGGAAACATGGCTTGCTTGATTCCTCTTTGTTCTGGCTGCAGCAGATGGAGCAAGACAATGTGTCTGGTGACCTTGTTTTGTATAGTAATTTGATTGAGCTTTCGCGCAAGCTGGGTGATTATTCCAAGGCGATTTCCATTTTTGCCAGGTTGAAAGCGTCGTCTATTGCCCCTGACCTCATTGCTTATAACTCTATGATTAATGTGTTTGGAAAGGCTAAGCTCTTCCGTGAGGCTCGTCTTCTTCTACAAGAGATGAGGGACAACGGTGTTTGCCCTGACACAGTTAGCTACTCTACGCTTCTTGCCATTTATGTAGACAATGAGAGGTTTGTTGAGGCGCTTTCTGTTTTCTCTGAAATGAATGATGCCAAATGCCCGCTTGATCTCACCACTTGCAATATTATGATTGATGTTTATGGTCAGCTTCACATGGTCGAGGAAGGCGACCGCCTGTTCTGGAGCATGAGGAAGATGGGGATTGAACCCAATGTTGTTAGTTATAATACGCTCTTGAGGGTTTATGGAGAGTCTGAGCTGTTCGGGGAAGCTATCCATCTGTTTCGTTTGATGCAGAAGAAGGGTGTGCAACAGAATGTTGTCACCTACAATACTATGATTAATATTTACGGCAAGTCTCTTGAGCATGAGAAGGCTACAAATCTCATTCAAGAAATGCAGAATAATGGTATTCAACCAAATGCTATCACCTATTCAACTATAATATCTATCTGGGAGAAGGCAGGGAAACTGGACAGGGCAGCCATGTTGTTTCAGAAATTGAGGAGTTCAGGTGTTCAAATTGATCAGGTTCTGTACCAGACAATGATTGTAGCCTATGAGAGGGCAGGTTTGGTTGCTCATGCTAAGCGCCTTCTTCATGAGCTCAAGCGACCTGACAACATTCCCAGGGAAACTGCAATCATGGTGCTTGCTCGAGCCAGGAGAGTTGTAGAGGCTACATGGGTTTTTCGGCAGGCTTTTGCTGCTGGAGAGGTAAACGATATATCTGTGTTTGGGTGCATGATTAATCTTTACTCGAGGAACAAAAAGTACACAAATGTAGTTGAGGTGTTTGAGAAGATGAGAGAAGTTGGATACTTTCCTGATTCCAATGTTATTGCCCTCGTGCTGAATGCTTTTGGGAAGCTACGTGAGTTTGAGAAAGCAGATGCTTTATACAGTCAAATGCATGACGAAGGATGTGTTTTTCCAGATGAGGTTCATTTCCAGATGCTTAGTCTATATGGTGCAAGAAAGGATTTCACAATGGTGGAGTCATTGTTTGAGAAGCTGGATTCCAATCCCAATATCAACAAGAAGGAGTTGCATCTTGTTGTTTCCGGCATTTATGAAAGAGCAGATAGACTTAATGATGCTTCTCGAATCATGAACAGGATGAATCACAAAGCAATCGGAAATCATGATCATGCTTAG